A window of the Streptomyces sp. Ag109_O5-10 genome harbors these coding sequences:
- a CDS encoding AAA family ATPase → MATEPRQPVMDQKTLIERRRELQALDAAFRELRRTAGGAPRVRRKGLLAFTGSAGLGKTALMTEARAKAAAGGFTVLSGRGGEGEQGSAFRVVRQLMQPSLARMDESELRAFLGSWYDTVAAVLGLEARGHAPAPDPTGVREGLDWVMTRLTVKKAPVVLLLDDLHWADAESLKWLTSFVPRVDDLPLLLVVAYRPDDLPPEGGELRTVVGHHGDRPHELELLTAEGVAQIVRAEVGEGAQDQFCKECWSATGGSPFETVELAIKLAERKVNGTEDDLLTMRELAAAIKGPGLIEQLERLGTATVRFAHAAAVLGSPFSPQLAATIAVLGEEEAAEAIQKLRAARILSYGHEIDGSLEFMHPLITTTIYRSIRPQAIRVGMHNAAAEAVLAAGHGPTAAARHLLEVPCEGNSEAVVCLREAARAYLGAGATEAARRLLTRALREPPLPEDRAAVLHELACSTFLIEPTATVRYLRQALAESDVEPDLRASIVFRLTQALAHTDQLAEAVSVATEEARQAPNPRVKLRMQADQFVWGMFQADDHDSPARSRTLARLAEKLPGRSLEERYILGLRAWDAVLRGEPRQSTLAHAERALDGGMSWTDENRGFEVPASVALVFMYGDQPRRAEELFSKGIAECVAKGWRGSHLALGQTLAGYIRYRRGCLAEAEELVRGGLLIADKVEGAVPAQWFAVGILIQTLLARGRVPDARALADEHHFGATAPNAVIYPDPRTVYAELLLAEGRHAEAARLLSEVGEWLDGRGWRNPAWCPWQLRLATALAPTAPEEAVGQAEEAVRRAREFGAASTVGQALHTLAEVTGGPQAVDLYAQAVELLEQSPAAYELARAQIGHGAALSLAGRLQEAAERLYQGLEGAVHCGAGALAARAREELSAAGLRPLPLRYAQVDTLTAAELRTAELTVQGHAVGVVAKELQLTEQGVRQLLSSVYRKLGTDAAGLAGFLEARHQPGT, encoded by the coding sequence ATGGCGACGGAGCCGCGGCAACCGGTCATGGATCAAAAGACTTTGATCGAGCGTCGACGGGAACTTCAGGCCCTTGATGCGGCGTTCCGGGAGTTGCGGCGCACCGCCGGCGGCGCACCGCGAGTACGACGCAAGGGACTGCTCGCCTTCACGGGCTCGGCCGGGCTGGGCAAGACAGCCCTCATGACGGAAGCACGCGCGAAGGCCGCGGCGGGCGGATTCACCGTGCTGTCGGGCAGAGGCGGCGAGGGAGAACAGGGTTCGGCGTTCCGCGTGGTACGCCAGCTGATGCAACCCTCGCTGGCGCGGATGGACGAGTCGGAACTCCGCGCCTTCCTGGGAAGCTGGTACGACACCGTCGCCGCCGTGCTCGGCCTGGAAGCAAGGGGGCACGCTCCGGCTCCGGATCCCACCGGGGTCCGCGAGGGGCTGGACTGGGTCATGACGCGGCTCACGGTGAAGAAGGCGCCCGTAGTCCTGCTCCTGGACGACCTGCACTGGGCGGACGCAGAGTCCCTGAAGTGGCTCACCTCCTTCGTGCCGCGGGTCGACGACCTCCCGCTGCTGCTCGTGGTCGCCTACCGGCCCGACGACCTGCCGCCTGAAGGGGGCGAACTGCGCACAGTCGTGGGGCACCACGGTGACCGCCCCCACGAACTCGAGCTGCTCACCGCCGAAGGTGTGGCCCAGATCGTCAGGGCCGAAGTCGGAGAGGGAGCCCAGGACCAGTTCTGCAAGGAATGCTGGTCGGCCACCGGCGGGAGCCCCTTCGAGACCGTGGAGCTCGCCATCAAGCTCGCCGAGCGGAAGGTGAACGGTACCGAGGACGACCTGCTCACGATGCGTGAGCTCGCCGCGGCGATCAAGGGCCCGGGACTGATCGAGCAGCTCGAACGGCTCGGCACGGCGACCGTCCGCTTCGCGCACGCCGCGGCCGTGCTGGGTTCACCCTTCTCGCCACAGCTCGCCGCGACCATCGCGGTCCTCGGCGAGGAGGAGGCGGCCGAGGCGATCCAAAAGCTGCGAGCGGCCCGGATCCTGTCCTACGGACACGAGATCGACGGCTCTCTTGAGTTCATGCACCCGCTGATCACCACGACGATCTACCGGTCCATCCGCCCGCAGGCAATCCGGGTCGGCATGCACAACGCCGCCGCGGAGGCCGTCCTGGCCGCGGGGCACGGTCCTACCGCCGCCGCCCGGCATCTGCTGGAGGTTCCGTGCGAAGGGAACTCGGAGGCGGTGGTGTGTCTGCGCGAAGCAGCTCGCGCGTACCTTGGCGCCGGGGCCACCGAGGCCGCCCGGCGCCTGTTGACCCGTGCGCTGCGGGAACCGCCCCTGCCCGAGGACCGTGCAGCGGTCCTCCATGAACTCGCGTGCTCCACGTTCCTGATCGAGCCCACCGCCACTGTCCGGTACCTGCGCCAAGCGCTCGCGGAGTCCGACGTCGAGCCCGATCTGCGCGCTTCCATAGTCTTCCGGCTGACACAGGCTCTGGCCCACACCGATCAGCTTGCCGAGGCCGTGAGCGTGGCAACCGAGGAGGCGAGGCAGGCCCCCAATCCGCGCGTCAAACTGCGCATGCAGGCGGATCAGTTCGTCTGGGGCATGTTCCAGGCCGACGACCACGACTCACCGGCACGCTCCCGGACACTGGCACGACTTGCCGAGAAATTGCCGGGTCGCAGTCTCGAGGAGCGCTACATCCTGGGACTGCGGGCCTGGGATGCCGTTCTGCGCGGCGAACCACGACAGAGCACTCTCGCCCATGCCGAGCGGGCTCTGGACGGCGGCATGAGCTGGACCGACGAGAACCGGGGTTTCGAGGTCCCCGCCTCGGTCGCACTGGTCTTCATGTACGGAGACCAGCCGCGACGGGCCGAGGAGTTGTTCAGCAAGGGGATCGCTGAGTGCGTCGCCAAGGGCTGGCGCGGCTCCCACCTGGCTCTCGGCCAGACCCTCGCCGGTTACATCCGCTACCGCCGCGGATGCCTGGCCGAGGCCGAGGAACTGGTACGGGGAGGTCTCCTGATCGCCGACAAGGTGGAGGGGGCCGTGCCCGCGCAATGGTTCGCCGTGGGCATCCTGATCCAGACGCTGCTCGCCCGTGGGCGCGTCCCCGACGCTCGGGCGCTCGCCGACGAGCACCACTTCGGTGCGACGGCTCCCAACGCCGTGATCTACCCCGACCCCCGCACCGTCTACGCCGAACTCCTCCTCGCCGAGGGCAGGCACGCCGAGGCGGCGCGGCTGCTGTCCGAGGTCGGGGAGTGGCTGGACGGGCGGGGCTGGCGGAACCCGGCCTGGTGCCCGTGGCAGCTGCGGCTCGCGACCGCGCTCGCCCCGACCGCACCCGAGGAGGCGGTGGGCCAGGCCGAGGAAGCGGTGCGCAGGGCCCGGGAGTTCGGTGCCGCCTCGACCGTCGGGCAGGCCCTGCACACACTCGCCGAGGTGACCGGCGGGCCGCAGGCGGTCGACCTGTACGCGCAGGCCGTCGAGCTGCTGGAGCAGTCGCCGGCCGCCTACGAACTCGCCCGTGCCCAGATCGGCCACGGTGCCGCGCTGTCCCTGGCCGGCCGGCTCCAGGAGGCCGCCGAGCGGCTCTACCAGGGGCTGGAGGGAGCCGTCCACTGCGGGGCCGGGGCGCTCGCCGCCCGGGCCCGGGAGGAGTTGTCGGCGGCCGGGCTGCGGCCGCTGCCGTTGCGGTACGCGCAGGTGGACACGCTCACCGCGGCGGAGCTGCGGACCGCCGAACTGACCGTCCAGGGGCACGCGGTGGGCGTGGTCGCCAAGGAGTTGCAGCTCACCGAGCAGGGTGTGCGGCAGCTGCTGTCCAGCGTCTATCGCAAGCTCGGCACCGATGCCGCCGGCCTCGCCGGGTTCCTGGAGGCCCGGCACCAGCCGGGCACCTGA
- a CDS encoding acyl-CoA synthetase: MTSTPPAGFWAQATSDPDRTVLVAPDGEEWTAGRLHAAVNQLVHGLRAAGLERGDAFAVVLPNGPEFFTAYLAATQAGLYLVPVNHHFVGPEIGWIVADSGAKVLIAHERFAGPARHAADEAGLPATHRYAVGEIEGFRPYAELLDGQPGSAPADRELGWVMNYTSGTTGRPRGIRRPLPAKRPEEAYLGGFLGIFGIRPFGDNVHLVCSPLYHTAVLQFAGASLHIGHRLVLMDKWNPEEMLRLIDTHKCTHTHMVPTQFHRLLALPEDVRARHDVSSMRHAIHGAAPCPDHVKRAMLDWWGPSVEEYYAASEGGGAFATAEDWLKKPGTVGKAWPISELAIFDDDGNRLPPGELGTVYMKMNTGGFAYHKDEAKTEKNRIGDFFTVGDLGYLDEDGYLFLRDRKIDMIISGGVNIYPAEIESVLLSHPAVADAAAFGIPHDDWGEEVKAVVEPAPGHEPGPDLAAGLLAHCAGQLAGYKCPKTVDFIAEMPRDPNGKLYKRRLRDPYWEGRARPV, encoded by the coding sequence GTGACCAGCACGCCCCCCGCCGGGTTCTGGGCCCAGGCCACCAGCGATCCCGACCGCACGGTGCTCGTCGCGCCCGACGGCGAGGAATGGACCGCCGGCCGCCTGCACGCGGCCGTCAACCAACTCGTCCACGGGCTCCGGGCCGCGGGCCTGGAACGCGGCGACGCCTTCGCGGTCGTGCTGCCCAACGGGCCCGAGTTCTTCACCGCCTACCTCGCCGCCACCCAGGCCGGCCTCTACCTCGTCCCGGTCAACCACCACTTCGTCGGCCCGGAGATCGGCTGGATCGTCGCCGACTCCGGCGCCAAGGTGCTCATCGCCCACGAACGGTTCGCCGGCCCGGCCCGGCACGCCGCCGACGAGGCCGGCCTCCCGGCCACCCACCGGTACGCGGTCGGCGAGATCGAGGGCTTCCGCCCGTACGCCGAACTCCTCGACGGACAGCCCGGGTCGGCACCCGCGGACCGCGAACTCGGCTGGGTCATGAACTACACCTCGGGTACGACGGGCCGCCCCCGCGGCATCCGCCGTCCGCTGCCCGCCAAACGCCCCGAGGAGGCCTACCTCGGCGGCTTCCTCGGCATCTTCGGCATCCGCCCCTTCGGCGACAACGTCCACCTGGTCTGCTCACCGCTTTACCACACGGCCGTCCTCCAGTTCGCGGGCGCGTCCCTCCACATAGGCCACCGCCTGGTCCTCATGGACAAGTGGAACCCCGAGGAGATGCTCCGCCTGATCGACACACACAAGTGCACCCACACCCATATGGTCCCCACCCAGTTCCACCGCCTGCTCGCCCTCCCCGAGGATGTGCGCGCACGCCATGACGTCTCCTCCATGCGGCACGCCATCCACGGCGCCGCCCCGTGCCCGGACCACGTCAAGCGGGCCATGCTCGACTGGTGGGGTCCCAGCGTGGAGGAGTACTACGCGGCCAGCGAGGGCGGCGGCGCCTTCGCCACCGCCGAGGACTGGCTGAAAAAACCCGGCACGGTCGGCAAGGCCTGGCCCATCAGCGAACTCGCGATCTTCGACGACGACGGCAACCGGCTGCCGCCCGGCGAACTCGGCACCGTCTACATGAAGATGAACACCGGCGGCTTCGCTTACCACAAGGACGAGGCCAAGACGGAGAAGAACCGCATCGGCGACTTCTTCACCGTCGGCGACCTCGGCTACCTCGACGAGGACGGCTACCTGTTCCTCCGCGACCGCAAGATCGACATGATCATCTCGGGTGGCGTCAACATCTACCCCGCCGAGATCGAGTCCGTGCTCCTCTCCCACCCCGCCGTCGCCGACGCCGCCGCCTTCGGCATCCCGCACGACGACTGGGGCGAGGAGGTCAAGGCCGTCGTCGAACCCGCCCCCGGACACGAGCCCGGCCCGGACCTCGCCGCCGGCCTGCTCGCCCACTGCGCCGGACAACTCGCCGGCTACAAGTGCCCCAAGACCGTCGACTTCATCGCCGAGATGCCCCGCGACCCCAACGGCAAGCTCTACAAGCGGCGGCTGCGGGACCCGTACTGGGAGGGACGCGCCAGGCCGGTGTGA
- a CDS encoding nitronate monooxygenase family protein yields the protein MQTELSKTLGVEHAVFGFTPFPAVAAAISRAGGFGVLGAVRYTAPEDLKRDLDWIEAHVDGKPYGLDVVMPAKKVEGVTEADVEAMIPEGHRQFVRDTLAKYGVPELADGEASGWRITGWMEQVARTQLDVAFDYPIRLLANALGSPPADVVDRAHDQDILVAALAGSARHAVKHRDAGIDIVVAQGYEAGGHTGEIATMVLTPEVVDAVAPLPVLAAGGIGSGRQVAAALSLGAQGVWLGSMWLTVTEADLSSPAVTRKLLAAGSGDTVRSRALTGKPARQLRTEWTDAWDDANGPGTLPMPLQGLLVAEALTRIQKYEVEPLLGTPVGQIVGRMTAERSVQAVFDDLTRGFEQAVDRINRIAGRSGK from the coding sequence ATGCAGACGGAGCTGAGCAAGACCCTGGGAGTCGAGCACGCCGTCTTCGGCTTCACGCCGTTTCCCGCCGTGGCCGCGGCCATCAGCCGGGCCGGCGGCTTCGGAGTGCTCGGCGCGGTCCGCTACACCGCCCCCGAGGACCTCAAACGCGACCTCGACTGGATCGAGGCGCACGTCGACGGGAAACCGTACGGGCTCGATGTCGTGATGCCCGCCAAGAAGGTGGAGGGCGTCACCGAGGCCGACGTCGAGGCGATGATCCCGGAGGGGCACCGGCAGTTCGTGCGGGACACCCTCGCCAAGTACGGCGTACCCGAGCTGGCCGACGGCGAGGCGTCCGGCTGGCGCATCACCGGCTGGATGGAACAGGTCGCCCGCACCCAGCTCGACGTCGCCTTCGACTACCCGATCCGGCTGCTCGCCAACGCCCTCGGCTCCCCGCCCGCCGACGTCGTCGACCGCGCCCACGACCAGGACATCCTCGTCGCCGCCCTGGCCGGCAGCGCCCGGCACGCGGTCAAGCACCGGGACGCGGGCATCGACATCGTCGTGGCCCAGGGCTACGAGGCAGGCGGCCACACCGGCGAGATCGCCACTATGGTCCTCACCCCGGAGGTCGTCGACGCCGTCGCCCCCCTGCCCGTCCTCGCGGCCGGCGGGATCGGGAGCGGCCGGCAGGTGGCCGCCGCGCTCAGTCTCGGCGCTCAGGGAGTATGGCTGGGCTCCATGTGGCTGACCGTCACGGAGGCCGACCTCTCCTCGCCCGCCGTGACCCGCAAACTGCTCGCCGCCGGCTCCGGCGACACCGTCCGCTCCCGCGCCCTGACCGGCAAGCCGGCCCGCCAGCTGCGCACCGAGTGGACCGACGCCTGGGACGACGCGAACGGCCCCGGCACCCTCCCCATGCCCCTCCAGGGCCTGCTCGTCGCCGAGGCCCTGACCCGCATCCAGAAGTACGAGGTCGAGCCCCTGCTCGGCACCCCCGTCGGCCAGATCGTCGGCCGCATGACCGCAGAACGCAGCGTCCAGGCCGTCTTCGACGACCTCACCCGGGGCTTCGAACAGGCCGTCGACCGCATCAACCGCATCGCCGGAAGGAGCGGCAAGTGA
- a CDS encoding NAD(P)/FAD-dependent oxidoreductase: MPAATEPSRTYDAIIVGGGHNGLVAAAYLARAGRTVLVLERLGRTGGAAVSSRPFAGVDARLSRYSYLVSLLPRKIVRDLGLNFRVRGRTISSYTPVERGGRPTGLLIGGGERRIREAFDRLTGAKAEYQAWQRFYGTTGRVAERVFPTLTEPLPSREELRRRIDDEAAWRALFEEPIGAAIEENFADDLVRGIVLTDALIGTFADAHDASLRQNRCFLYHVIGGGTGAWDVPVGGMGALTDALAAAARSAGAVLATGHEAVRIETDGRSAEVAYRTADGEGVAAARHVLVGASPQELAALTGDPAPEPAEGAQLKVNMLLKRLPRLRDTAVDPREAFSGTFHIAEGYGQLATAHAQAAAGRLPEAPPSEIYCHSLTDPTILGRDLAERGYQTLTLFGLHTPARLFAADNDAVRDELVKSTLAQLDAHLAEPIVDCLALDADGRPCIEAKTPLDLERDLRLPGGNIFHRDLSWPYAQDGTGRWGVETRHANVLLCGAGAVRGGGVSGVPGHNAAMAVLEQPAD, encoded by the coding sequence ATGCCCGCTGCCACGGAACCCTCCCGCACCTACGACGCCATCATCGTCGGCGGCGGCCACAACGGCCTCGTCGCGGCGGCCTACCTGGCCCGGGCCGGCCGCACGGTCCTGGTCCTGGAGCGGCTCGGCCGCACCGGCGGCGCCGCGGTCTCCAGCCGCCCCTTCGCCGGCGTCGATGCCCGACTGTCGCGCTACTCCTACCTGGTCAGCCTCCTGCCGAGGAAGATCGTCCGCGACCTCGGCCTGAACTTCCGCGTCCGCGGCCGCACCATCTCCTCGTACACGCCCGTGGAACGCGGCGGGCGGCCGACCGGCCTGCTGATCGGCGGCGGCGAGCGGCGCATCCGCGAGGCCTTCGACCGGCTGACCGGAGCCAAGGCGGAGTACCAGGCCTGGCAGCGGTTCTACGGCACGACCGGCCGGGTCGCCGAGCGCGTCTTCCCGACGCTCACCGAACCGCTGCCCTCGCGCGAGGAACTCCGCCGCCGCATCGACGACGAGGCGGCCTGGCGGGCCCTGTTCGAGGAGCCGATCGGGGCCGCGATCGAGGAGAACTTCGCGGACGACCTGGTGCGCGGGATCGTCCTCACCGACGCGCTGATCGGCACCTTCGCCGACGCCCACGACGCCTCGCTGCGCCAGAACCGCTGCTTCCTCTACCACGTCATCGGCGGCGGCACCGGCGCCTGGGACGTACCGGTCGGCGGCATGGGCGCCCTCACCGACGCGCTGGCCGCCGCCGCGCGCTCGGCGGGCGCGGTGCTCGCCACCGGCCACGAGGCGGTACGAATCGAGACGGACGGCCGGAGCGCGGAGGTCGCCTACCGCACCGCGGACGGCGAAGGCGTCGCCGCCGCCCGGCACGTCCTGGTGGGCGCCTCCCCGCAGGAACTCGCCGCCCTCACCGGCGACCCGGCCCCGGAGCCAGCCGAGGGCGCCCAGCTCAAGGTGAACATGCTGCTCAAGCGGCTGCCCAGGCTGCGCGACACCGCCGTCGACCCGCGCGAGGCGTTCTCCGGGACCTTCCACATCGCCGAGGGCTACGGGCAACTGGCCACCGCGCACGCCCAGGCAGCGGCCGGCCGGCTGCCCGAGGCCCCGCCGTCCGAGATCTACTGCCACTCCCTGACCGACCCCACTATCCTCGGCCGTGACCTGGCCGAACGCGGCTACCAGACGCTCACCCTCTTCGGCCTGCACACCCCGGCCCGGCTCTTCGCCGCCGACAACGACGCCGTACGCGACGAACTCGTCAAGTCCACCCTCGCCCAGCTCGACGCCCACCTCGCCGAGCCGATCGTGGACTGCCTGGCCCTGGACGCCGACGGCCGCCCCTGCATCGAGGCGAAGACCCCCCTCGACCTCGAACGCGACCTGCGCCTGCCCGGCGGCAACATCTTCCACCGCGACCTCTCCTGGCCCTACGCCCAGGACGGCACCGGCCGCTGGGGTGTGGAGACCCGGCACGCCAACGTCCTGCTCTGCGGGGCGGGCGCGGTGCGCGGGGGAGGGGTGAGCGGGGTGCCGGGGCACAACGCGGCGATGGCGGTCCTGGAACAGCCGGCCGACTGA